One region of Pirellulales bacterium genomic DNA includes:
- a CDS encoding heme-copper oxidase subunit III — protein MSEAHLTSAAATGHGHHRGFPAADFNEEHRVQVGMACFICSEAAFFSTLIVAYITYLGKDTIGPTPAEVLRWPLVIAGTIALVSSSFTVHWANSALRQGDLSAFRRWLAATILLGIAFLAGTAAEWRDLIVEHGLTIGTNLFGTTYFTLVGFHALHVTVGVIVLTLMLALSAKRFVSQQHQVGFEVVSWYWHLVDSVWLVVFTVVYVIGR, from the coding sequence ATGAGTGAAGCACATCTGACTAGCGCCGCCGCAACCGGCCACGGGCATCATCGTGGATTCCCGGCCGCCGATTTCAACGAAGAGCATCGCGTGCAGGTCGGGATGGCGTGCTTCATTTGTTCCGAAGCGGCGTTCTTCAGCACGTTGATCGTGGCGTACATCACCTATTTGGGAAAAGACACGATAGGACCAACGCCGGCCGAGGTGCTGCGCTGGCCGCTGGTGATCGCCGGCACCATTGCGCTCGTGTCGAGCAGCTTTACCGTGCATTGGGCAAACAGCGCACTTCGTCAAGGAGACTTGTCTGCCTTTCGCCGATGGCTGGCCGCGACGATTCTCCTGGGAATTGCGTTCTTGGCGGGGACGGCGGCGGAGTGGCGCGACTTGATCGTCGAGCACGGACTCACGATTGGTACGAACCTTTTCGGCACGACCTATTTCACCTTGGTCGGATTTCATGCGCTGCACGTCACGGTGGGCGTGATCGTGTTGACGTTGATGCTTGCGTTGTCAGCGAAACGATTCGTATCGCAGCAACATCAGGTGGGTTTCGAGGTGGTGAGTTGGTACTGGCATCTCGTCGATTCGGTGTGGTTAGTGGTTTTTACCGTCGTGTATGTCATTGGCCGCTGA